ATACCGCAAATCACAGGATTACGCCAAAACCGGAATGGGCTTTGAAAATATTTCAAGTTCATTCTCCACGCTAATCACCATTCTGTTCATCCTCTGGGGCGGATTCAACGTCATGGACCTCTGGGCCAATGGATTCGGTTACGGAGAAATTATAACCGGGCTGATCTTTTACGCCGGGCTGGCAATACTCAGCGATTTAGCATCCCTGCCCTTTTCGCTCTACGGCACCTTTGTCATCGAGGAAAAATTCGGTTTTAACAAAACCACTATCAAGACCTTTTTCATGGATAAGCTCAAGGGCTACCTTCTGGGAGGAATCATCGGTGGTGCCATCCTCAGCGGTGTGCTGCTTTTCTTCAATGCCGCCGGAACACTGGCCTGGCTCTGGTGCTGGTTGTTTACCGTATTCATCACCCTTGGAATACAATATATTGCTCCCACATGGATTCTGCCCCTGTTCAATAAATTCACCCCCCTTGAAGATGGTGAATTGCGGGATAAAATTGAACAATTCGCCGCAGAAAACGGATTTGAGCTTTCTGGAATCTTCATGATTGACGGCTCCAAGCGTTCCACCAAAGCTAATGCCTACTTCACCGGATTCGGAAAAAAGAAACGTATCGCGCTTTTCGATACCCTGATCAACAATCTTTCCAGCGATGAAATCGTCGCCGTACTGGCCCACGAAATCGGACACAGTAAGTTGGGCCATGTTCGTAAAATGATGACCATGAGCATCCTCAACACCGGGGTGGTCTTTTTGCTCATGTCTTTCTTTCTCGGCAACAAGGAACTATTCGATGCATTCGGCATGCAGAATATCTCCGTACATGCGGGCTTGATCTTTTTTGCACTGCTTTACACGCCTGTATCAATTGTGCTTTCCATCTTCAGCAATATCCGCTCCCGCAAGCATGAGTTTGAGGCTGACGCATTTGCAGCGAAAACCACTCATAACCCGGAAGCACTGGTCGGCGCGCTCAAGAAGTTATCGGTAAGCAATCTCTCCAACCTCACACCGCATCCTTTTTACGTCTGGCTTGAGTACAGTCATCCTCCTGTGCTGAAGAGGATTGATGCGCTGCGCGCTTTTGATAGATAGATTTCGCCTCCGGCGGCTTAAACCCTTTTGCAAAAGGGTTTAAGAATCCCAAAACCTTTTATTATGGCTTCGCCTCTTCGTATGGGACATTGCGATATGCTTTTAAGAAAAGAAAGAGAACTTGTCGTTGAATATGGAAAAAAACTACTGGAATCCGGTTTAACCACCGGGACTGGCGGCAACCTGAGTATTTTTAATCGCGAGCTGGGACTTGTTGCTATCAGCCCCAGTGGATTGGATTATCGGCTTTCCACCCCGGAAGATATTGTGGTCATGGATCTCGATGGCAATATCAAGGATTCAGAGCGCAAACCTTCAAGCGAGTATGGATTTCACACCGTACTTTACCGCGAACGGGAAGATGTAAACGCTGTGGTTCATACCCACTCTGTATACGCTACCACTGTAGCATGTCTGAATATGGAACTTCCGGCGGTGCATTATCTGGTCGGATTTGCAGGTAAAAAAGTTCCCCTTGCTCCCTACGCCACTTTCGGAAGCCCCGAACTGGCCGAGAACGTAATCAGGACAATCGGTAAGTACAACGCGGTCCTTCTGGCAAATCACGGGCTGATCACTGTGGGACGGAAAATCGGAAATGCCTTTGATGCGGCTGAAGAACTGGAACTGGTTGCTAGAATCTACATTCAGGCCCTTTCCGTAGGAAAACCTGTTATTGTTCCTGACGATGAGATGGACAAGGTTATCGATAAATTTTCAACTTACGGACAAGCCGGCGGCAAGGATTAGCCATGGAAGCAGGACAGCTGAGCACAATTTTTGAAATTGCATTTCCCCTATTCCTGATCATGGACCCGCTGGGCAACCTTCCGGTCTGCCTGTCCATGCTCCGGGAATTTTCACCTTCGCGACAACGCAAAATCCTGCTCCGTGAACTTTTCTTCGCGCTGGGGGTCATCATCATGTTCATGTACCTTGGTGCAGGGCTGATGAAAATACTCAACATCCATCAGTCCACCCTGCGCATTGCAGGCGGGGTAATTCTGTTCATCATCTCCATGAAAATGATATTTCCAAAACCGGAAAGTGCTGCCGAGGAAATCGAAAAAGACCCATTCATCGTCCCCATTGCGGTTCCGCTCTTTGCCGGACCTTCACTGCTGGCAGCGGTTATGGTCTATGGATCAAAAGGGGATGCCGGGGTTAATGTACTTTCCGGGGTGATGATTGCTTGGGGTATGAGTTTCATCATTATGATGATTGGTCCGACCATGGCCCGGGTGCTTGGGAAACGAGGACTCAGAGCCTGTGAAAGGCTTATGGGCTTGATACTTATTCTTTTATCAGTACAGATGCTTGAGGACGGGATTGCCTACTACATAACCAACATCCTTCCCCACTAGAGGGTTCCCCTCAGCAAAATGGATTTTTGGGTACCGTAGCGAGAAATAAACCTATAACTTACCCAGAGAGCTAAGGCGTTCAAAGGCTTTCGCAAGATCTTCGGTGCTGACCGGCTTAGCAATATAGTCATCTACGTTCAACTCGGACATTTTTTCAAAATCATTTTCCCGGCCATATGCACTCATAACTATAATGGGGAGATTCCGCGCAGCTGTCTCTCCCCCTCTGATAGCAGCAATTGCGTCAAAACCGTTCATCTCAGGCATTTGAAGATCCATAAGTACCAGATCAAATTCTTCAGCTTCCATATAATTAAGCACTTCAATCCCAGTACTCGCAGTTCGCACCAGATGTCCCCAATTCTCAAGCTTCTTACGCATAAAAACCTGACTGCTGATATCATCTTCGGCCAGTATAATCCGCAAAGACTGTACAGATTCCAAAGCCTGCTCGACCTTATTTTTCCCAGCTGAAACTTTTAAGCTGAAGCCAAGCTCCGCAGGCGGACCAGCATTAAAATACAATTCTCCATCTATTATTTTTGCATTCTGTTCAAGGCAATCAGAATAAACTTTTCCTGAATCAGCCACACTTCCCTTACCCGTAACATAAAAAGAAATAACAGAATAATTCTCGACAATCGAAACCAGCTTCAACCCTACAATTATATCTGAGTCAGGAAAGACTTCCAATCCGGTATTTATCAGACAGAACAGAGTCTGACTGAGAACCTTGCGGTTACAAATTATTGCCTCCGGTATAGCGGAATCAAGGGAAAACAAAATAGACCGATTCTGAATGGCTGCGGCAGGTAAAAAAAGCCCCACGTTCTTTTCAAGACAGGCCGCCGGGTCAAGTGATTCCATCTTCTGCGGGTCAAAATTTCCAACCAGATCGTTCAACGAAATATTGACCACATCCTTAAAACGTTCAGCTGAGACCACGCATTTACGCACATACTCCCGAGCATCGGGCGTAAGGTCCATATTATCCAACACATGAAGGCTGCCGATAATTCCGGCCAACGGAGTACGCATCTCGTGACAAAGAGATAGCATCAGATTCGTATCACCTTCCCCTTTAGGGGGGCACTCTTTTTCTACAGGATCTGCAATCCTTTTAGCGTAACCGACTATGACTTCAGGATCACCGTCCCCGTTACGGCAAAGCACATGGCGAACATCAAGTTGTAATTTTTCCCCACGGGAATTAATAGCCGGGATCTGCATGGAAAATTCGTCCCCGCCGGCTGAGAGATCTTTAAGTCTATGTAAAAATTTATCCGCAATCTGCGGTGCAAGATAATTGTAAATACTTGTTCCGACACACAGCTTTGGTGCTACCCCGGCAAAATCCGAAAACTTATTATTGACCCTTAAAAAATTGCCTTCAAGATCATGGATAAACATGGTCTCGACTGCGCTGTTCATAACCGTATCCAGATAACGACTTTCACGGTCCAGATCGGACCGAAGCTCTTCCTGCTCGGAAACATCTCGAATAGTGCCTGCCAGCCCACTGCTCATGCCGTCAACAGCATCAACGTATTGCACCGCATGGCTGAGCTGAACTTGCTTTCCCTCAACGGAAGTCAGGCTCACATGAAATTTATAAATCCCATTGCCGGAATTAATTTTGTTGAAAGTATCGCTCAGAGTTTTTTCGGAATAGAGATGCTCCAAAAGAATGGGAAAGTCATCCTCTACAACATTGCCAGAAAGCTTCCCTTCCAGATCACGGCATGCATCATCGGCAAACGTAAGTCTCCCCTGTTCATCGGTCATGTAAAAAGCAGCTCCACCCGTATCTGCAATAGAAGCTCCCAACCGGGCAAGGCGAGACTCACTTTTCATAAAAAGTGCCTTTATTTTCAAACCGGCCACAACGAACAGCCCCACCCCGCAGACAAAAAACATTAACCTCGGGAACAGATGCGGACCGCCCCAAAAAACACCAGAACCAAAACACAGAACAGCTGCGCTACCATATAAAAAAAAGCTTATATTATTGGACAGAACCATTCCTGCGAAGCCTCATTATGTTAAAAAAATTCCCGAACCCTAGACCACTTCAAAAAAGTAACAACAGACTTACTAATATTTTCGAGACACCACAACCAATGTATTGAGGATCTAAATTATTATCAATAGATCAAACACATAGTCTCACGATTGAGACAACAAAAACAAAGCCCGTTTCCAATAA
This sequence is a window from Marinifilum sp. JC120. Protein-coding genes within it:
- a CDS encoding M48 family peptidase; translated protein: MNIYLFIIIFSLAGACLLGIFARQLNRKALSPNLPEEFNGTFDADEYRKSQDYAKTGMGFENISSSFSTLITILFILWGGFNVMDLWANGFGYGEIITGLIFYAGLAILSDLASLPFSLYGTFVIEEKFGFNKTTIKTFFMDKLKGYLLGGIIGGAILSGVLLFFNAAGTLAWLWCWLFTVFITLGIQYIAPTWILPLFNKFTPLEDGELRDKIEQFAAENGFELSGIFMIDGSKRSTKANAYFTGFGKKKRIALFDTLINNLSSDEIVAVLAHEIGHSKLGHVRKMMTMSILNTGVVFLLMSFFLGNKELFDAFGMQNISVHAGLIFFALLYTPVSIVLSIFSNIRSRKHEFEADAFAAKTTHNPEALVGALKKLSVSNLSNLTPHPFYVWLEYSHPPVLKRIDALRAFDR
- a CDS encoding L-fuculose-phosphate aldolase, giving the protein MLLRKERELVVEYGKKLLESGLTTGTGGNLSIFNRELGLVAISPSGLDYRLSTPEDIVVMDLDGNIKDSERKPSSEYGFHTVLYREREDVNAVVHTHSVYATTVACLNMELPAVHYLVGFAGKKVPLAPYATFGSPELAENVIRTIGKYNAVLLANHGLITVGRKIGNAFDAAEELELVARIYIQALSVGKPVIVPDDEMDKVIDKFSTYGQAGGKD
- a CDS encoding NAAT family transporter — its product is MEAGQLSTIFEIAFPLFLIMDPLGNLPVCLSMLREFSPSRQRKILLRELFFALGVIIMFMYLGAGLMKILNIHQSTLRIAGGVILFIISMKMIFPKPESAAEEIEKDPFIVPIAVPLFAGPSLLAAVMVYGSKGDAGVNVLSGVMIAWGMSFIIMMIGPTMARVLGKRGLRACERLMGLILILLSVQMLEDGIAYYITNILPH
- a CDS encoding response regulator is translated as MVLSNNISFFLYGSAAVLCFGSGVFWGGPHLFPRLMFFVCGVGLFVVAGLKIKALFMKSESRLARLGASIADTGGAAFYMTDEQGRLTFADDACRDLEGKLSGNVVEDDFPILLEHLYSEKTLSDTFNKINSGNGIYKFHVSLTSVEGKQVQLSHAVQYVDAVDGMSSGLAGTIRDVSEQEELRSDLDRESRYLDTVMNSAVETMFIHDLEGNFLRVNNKFSDFAGVAPKLCVGTSIYNYLAPQIADKFLHRLKDLSAGGDEFSMQIPAINSRGEKLQLDVRHVLCRNGDGDPEVIVGYAKRIADPVEKECPPKGEGDTNLMLSLCHEMRTPLAGIIGSLHVLDNMDLTPDAREYVRKCVVSAERFKDVVNISLNDLVGNFDPQKMESLDPAACLEKNVGLFLPAAAIQNRSILFSLDSAIPEAIICNRKVLSQTLFCLINTGLEVFPDSDIIVGLKLVSIVENYSVISFYVTGKGSVADSGKVYSDCLEQNAKIIDGELYFNAGPPAELGFSLKVSAGKNKVEQALESVQSLRIILAEDDISSQVFMRKKLENWGHLVRTASTGIEVLNYMEAEEFDLVLMDLQMPEMNGFDAIAAIRGGETAARNLPIIVMSAYGRENDFEKMSELNVDDYIAKPVSTEDLAKAFERLSSLGKL